From the Papaver somniferum cultivar HN1 chromosome 2, ASM357369v1, whole genome shotgun sequence genome, the window tttaattagataataattaaattaaattaaaattaactacataagggttgtttggtcattacaatattatttgagataaggagtttttgatattacttatgggtgacccgtttttgtcctattaggtgacgcccctctaatggagtgtgatgccccaataataaccttaaAAAATAAACAGTTATGTCCAAATTTTTTTCCTACTTTATAAGATGTATCAGCATATAAAGATGAGCCACACAGTTCAAATAAAGATGTATCGACATATAAAAATGAGTCACACAGTTCAAGTATAAGTATGTTGATTTGATGGTAAATTTTCATTGCCTCAGCCCATGTTGTATATTTGAAATAGGTTGACCTCCATGCTTCTCTTCTCGTCTCACAGTACAATCCatagtatttctttctttctcgTTCTGGATTTTCTTTCTTActgtttttctgattttttgtgttCCCTCGGGCCCAAACATAAAAAGGCACGTGCCTCAACCCACTCTCGTTATACAAACAACAAGAGCATCGACTCTCTCTCATTCTCTATTTCTATTTCTACTCCAACAAAACCACCAGCAGCCAAAGAGTTCCTCActtctccctctgtttttctctcTGCTTCTCTCAATGGAAGCCTAAGGTTTGTTTCCTTCTCGATTAACTTTTTACATTCACGATTCCCTTTCGTTAATCTCTCTAAACTCATCAATTTCATCGTTATTtttcaattagggtttcacaTTACTCTCTATCTCCATCAGAAAATGATAATAAAAGTGATTAATCCGCATGATAATCATTTTCTGTTTTCGTaggacaaagaagaagatgataataagGTTTTGATTAAGTTTATTAATAAAAGAAATGGAATCAAACGAAGGGATTAGAGCTGCTCCTGCTCCTGTAAGAGTAAGTGATAGGATAAGAAAAGCACCTAAAGCGTATGTGAATAGGTCTCTTATTTATTATTCTCCACATACTCTGAATCGTCGTCATAAGAAGAGTAAAAGTAAGACTAGAACTGCTGCTTCTCAAATTGCTAAAATGTTGAGGCCTGGTGCTGAGAGAAATCGTCTAACTAATGTAAGTTTCTTACTCTTCTTcgtatttctttgtttttttctaCTTAATTTTCATGCGGGTAACCTATTCAATTGATTAGTTTTTAATTAACCTAGTTTGGCTTgtgacttgtgattttggtgaatttGTCTTCCATTTTGGGCAGTCATGGATGTTCTTTTGTAGCTATGGCAAAAGTctatttcattatcaatatcactAAGAATTTTAGCTTGAATTagagaaaaagaaatgaaaaagacAGATTCCAGTTTTTTAGTTGGTCTTGATATTTTAGGTGTGCATGTCAGTTGTATATGAAACGAGTATTCAGATTCCTTTAAAATGGAAATTTTGGTTATAGGCACACATAATACTGCTGGGACTGTATTGTCAGCTTTATGTAACCGACAAGTTGACAAGCTAATTTGTTTAGTTAACAAAATGGAACCCGTGGCTGTTTGGTTGGTTAAGTAAAATgtgggattaaaatatttttgTCGCTATTTTGAACTTTTAAGAATGTTATATAGCTTGGCTTGTGAGGTGAATCTTTTTGTTCTattttctttttacaaaatataGTAGAGTAGTGGTTTCGGCTTTCAAGGATGTGAaaagatgggtttggattttattGAGCAATTTCAGATAGTGCCACATTTGGTTCTGAATTTATTTGGCATGTATATGCTTATTGTAAATGGAAGTTTCCTTGTCACTGACATATTATCATTCCCCCTTTCTTGCTTTTGTTTACAGTCAGTTGGGACAAACCTTCGACGTTCTACCAGGAAGAGGAAGCGTTCAGGACAACTTCGAGGTTACCAAACAGATAGTTCTGCATCAGATGATGACCTAATGGTGAAACTTTATGCTCTCACAAGTGTGGAATGATTATCTAGGTTGATTATTAGGCGAGTCCTGATCCTTGGGAAATTGAATTTGAGCACCCATAGTGGATGATAAGTATAGATAAGTCAAAATTTTTGGAATCAGGAAATAATAATGAATATTATGAATTGGTTGGGGGTTAGCCAGTTAAGGAGTCATTCACTAGTTCAGTAAATAATAGATGGATTGTCGTTGGGTGtttaaataatttttgcttcattTATAACTTCCATCCCCTTATGCAGGATATAGTTTCTGTAGATTATATTTTAAATGCGTGAACCTTTTTATATAAATTCTTGGCTTGTTTTCATCCCTTAATTAGTGATGGTGTATGCCATTGTTTTCCATTTTTAGCTTCTTTCATATGGGAATAAACTGTTCATGCATGAGCTTCTTTGGTAGGTTCTATGTTTGTGGATTACATTGATGCTTTAATATAAAAAGGTTTTTTAATACtgtttttttcaaacttttcttaaTTTTTCTGTCTCATATGAAGGCATAAACAAAGGTCACAGACCAGTATACTAGATTAGATCTGGGAATTCTTTCTCTTATTATCAGGATTTGTATAATCCTTTTCCCACTAGTCTATTAGGATTTGGGAATTCTGTTATTACAGTGTTATAAAATCCAGATTAGAGTAGGATCTCAATAAAATAGTCACAAGTTAATTTTCTGTATATGTCAAAGCTAATTGATTAACGCCAACCACAACATTGCATTATGGGAATAACTTGCTTGAATTATATGCAGAGGCCAGCCGAGTTTCGTACGAGAAAAAGGGTTTCAAGGATAGCTAGTCAAGACGAGTTGTCACCCTCTCCGAGACGTAAAAAGGTGTCTGATGACAAAGGCGTTCCTCGACGTGAAGGATTACGACCTCGACGTTCCAAAATGATGTCAAAACAACAACAGCCttatgaagaatttgaagatggCCAGGATACTTCAGAAGAGCGGGTTGGTCAAGATGAAACAGAAAATGGCAATGATGTAGAGGATGTTGGTGATGGGGAGGAGGAGGGGGAGGAGGAAGATGTCGATGATGAAgagggtgaagaagaagatgaagaagaggaggaggaggaggaggaggaggaagaacagGATGGGAGAAGGCGATATGATCTTCGCAATCGTGCAGAAGTTCGAAGGTTGTCCCCAGAGAAGGAAGGCAAACAAAGACAACGATCTCCTCGAAGAGTATTACATCAAGGAATGAGTACCAAGAGTAACAAGGATGTTAGAAGGGGTGGAAATCGAGTTCATAAACGCAATCGCGTAACCAGGGCCGAGGATTCAGATGACTCTCTTCTTGTAGATGAGCTTGATCAAGGACCTGCGATTCCGTGGCCACGTGGCGGAAATAGAAGTGGTGCACCATGGCTTTTAGGAGGGGGGCTAGATATGCATGGGGCAACATCCTGGGGGTTAAATGTGGCTGCTTCTGGTTGGGGTCATCAGAGTGATGCCTTTGCTTCATTGACTTCTGGAGTGCAAACTGCTGGACCAAGTTCAAAAGGAGGAGCAGATATTCAACCTTTACAAGTTGATGAAAGTGTAAGCTTTGATGACATAGGTGGCCTTTCAGAATACATCGACTCTTTGAAAGAAATGGTGTTTTTCCCCTTGCTCTATCCGGATTTTTTTGCAAGTTACCACATCACACCTCCAAGAGGTGTTCTGCTGTGTGGCCCTCCTGGAACTGGAAAGACTCTGATTGCACGAGCGTTAGCCTCTGCCGCTTCAAAGGCTGGTCAGAAAGTGAGTTTCTACATGCGCAAGGGAGCTGATGTACTTAGCAAATGGGTCGGCGAGGCTGAGAGACAGCTTAAACTACTTTTCGAAGAAGCACAGAGGAATCAACCGTCTATTATCTTCTTTGATGAGATAGATGGCCTTGCTCCAGTTAGATCGAGCAAGCAAGAGCAGATCCACAATTCCATTGTATCAACTTTGCTCGCGTTAATGGATGGTCTTGATTCTCGTGGGCAAGTTGTTTTGATTGGAGCTACTAATAGGATTGACGCCATTGATGGAGCCCTACGTCGGCCTGGTCGGTTTGATCGGGAGTTCAACTTTTCTTTGCCTGGCCTTGAGGCACGTGCTGAAATATTAGACATTCACACACGCAAATGGGAGCAACCCCCTTCAAAGGAGCTAAAAACGGAACTTGCAGCTAGTTGTGTAGGTTATTGTGGTGCTGATTTGAAAGCCCTTTGCACAGAAGCTGCTATTCAGGCTTTTCGTGAAAAATATCCTCAAGTTTACACCAGCGATGACAAGTTTTTGATTGATGTTGATTCAATTAAGGTTGAAAAATACCACTTCCTGCAGGCTATGTCAACAATTACTCCTGCTGCCCATAGAGGCTCTGTTGTACAGTCAAGGCCCTTGTCATTAGTAGTTGCACCGTGCTTACAGAGGCATCTCCAGAAAGTTATGGGTCATATATCTGAAGCTTTTCCTACCCTTGCAGCATCATCAGATACGATCAAGTTTTCTGTATTTTCATATGGTTCTGCAGTTCCTCTTGTGTATAGGCCTCGTGTTTTGATGTGTGGCGATGAAGGCGTAGGCCTGGTAATGATCTCAGAAACACTTTGATGTGTAGAATTGCTGGTGATAGTGAGAACACTATCTAAATTTACTCACTGCTTTTAGTTTTACAGGACCATATCGGGCCTGCTGTTTTGCATGAACTGGAGAAGTTCCCTGTTCATTCTTTAGGGCTTCCTTCTCTTCTCTCTGACCCCAGTGCAAAAACACCGGAAGAAGCACTTGTGCATATATTTGGTGAAGCAAGGAGAACCCCACCCTCTATTTTGTATTTACCTCAATTCCAGCTTTGGTGGGAAACTGTGAGTATTTGCTTAACTTATTTTGACTTCTTCTAGCTTATGCTTACATCGGGTGTGTAAGACGATAATTGTGTACTTAGTTAAGTTGGTTGTGTTCTAAAGTTTCCTATGGCTAAAATTCAGGCACATGGTCAGCTTAAAGCAGTCCTGTTGTCTCTTTTAGAAGAGTTGCCAAGCGATTTCCCAATACTATTATTGGGGACATCATCAGTTCCACTCAATCAACTGGACGAAGAAGCTTCATCAGTTTTTGCTCCTCGTAATGTGTATGTTATACTACTCGTGCCTTCGGTAGTGTGATTTGTGTGTTAGCATATTTGAGTGTCATCTTAGACTATTTATACATCTCTAATTTCTGAATGACTACAACCAAAAGAGCCATCCATCCATGCTTTTGGGGTCATTTCCTGTTAGCAACAGATGTTTGTTCTAGAGTTCAATTGAACAGTTGCATATATGCTCTTTTTCTAGAAAACCTGGTTGCTACAATTGCTGCTCTATAGTTTATTCCAACTTGTATGTGAAATCTTTTCTGAAACTATTAGCAAGCTGTCGAGGTTTGCTGATGACGTATACTCTTAGTCCCTACGAAATGAGATAACTGTATCCTTGAAAGTCATAAGATGGAGCTGTCATAGGATTAGATGATGAAAATAGCGGAAAGCTTGATTATGTAGTTACAGTTTCCACTAGCCATTTCTTCCTTGTTTCTTTGGATTAAGTACGTTATACTTTCTTTATTGGTTTTTGTAAAACAGAGTAGTGCTGTTTGATTCATTTCTCAGATTACTTTACCTTCACAGTTATCAACTGGAGAAACCAACATCCGAAGACAGATCTTTGTTCTTTGATCGGTTGGTTGAAGCTGTCATCTCTATCTTGTCTGAAGGGACCACTAGCAAATCCGAAGAGCTAAAATCGCTTCCTGAACTTCCCAAGGTACCGAAGGCCCCAAGTGGTCCAAAAGCCTCGGAGCTCAAAGCCCAAGCAGAAGCGGAGCAGCATGCCCTTCGCCGTCTGCGAATGTGTCTTCGAGATGTTTGCAATCGGTGGGTAAATATCTATTAACATCTTTATCTGTTCTCTAGATCTTGTTCAGAGTTCACGTCTTAAATATGCTTGCTTAAGAAACCTCTGAAAGTCATTGCTGGCAGAATATGTTAATATCCCGATCCTTCCATATTATGGTGCGATAATGAGAAATTTTAGTTATGCCTGCTCTTATTTGGTGCAGGATTCTATATGATAAACGCTTCAGTGCTTTTCACTATCCTGTCCTGGAGGAGGAGGCACCAAATTATCGGACCATAGTTCAAAATCCCATGGACGTGGCTACTCTGCTGCAGCGTGTAGACTGCGGGCAGTATATCACGTGttcagcatttgcggttgatGTTGAACTGATTTTGACAAATGCAAAGGTGCTGATATTTAAGTCTAGATATGTTTTTCTGATTGATTACTTCTGAGTTAATTATGTTTATTTTCTACATGATGAACCTTTTTctttgaaaaataataaattttgtGCACGACTAGTTACAAATCTGCTCGAGTACTAAAAGTGCTTTTAAGCGGTTTTTAGGCTTACAATGGCGAAGATTACACTGGAGCTAGAATCGTTAGTAGAGCATACGAGCTTCGTGATGCAGTAAGTGGTTTCTtcacttgttttagctataatacACAGTTTTATAGTGTTATATATCTCAGTTCTTCTTGTTAATACCTTCTGCTAGGTACAAGGCATGCTGTCACAGATGGACCCAGCATTGATCAAGTTCTGTGATAAGATTGCCTCCCAAGGGGGCCCAATGAGTGTGCCAGATGACGCTGGAGGCCTGGCTTTTCCACTTGCGCCCGTTGTGCAACCGACAAGTGTTACTAGAGTTAGTGCTCGACTCCGTAATGTCCAACCGGAAGTGAATCTGACTCAAAGCTACGAAGCATTAAGGCGCTCAAAGAAGAGTCTTGATACTGAACAAGCGGGTACATATGTTTTCTATTTCTTTCTTCTGTTCGAACTTTATCAATCTGATTAATGGTTTGAGTTAAACTGATACCGTCCCGAAACTGTAATGTCCAACTCTTTCTCTCTACAGGTGGCATCAGCGATCATCATCAAGGTTCAGTAGTGGTTGAAGACAAATTTAGGCATGCAGAATTGGGCTTGTCATCATCATCAAGGCCAGAACCATCATTGGCATCCCTAGAACACCTCCAGGCAAATGGTACCACCACTACCTTGGAACCGGTAACTCAAGGGACTAAGGGCAATTCTCCTTCCGCTGCCACTGCCACTGTGGCTGCCTGTGATGAGCAGTTGGAAGAAGTTTGTGGGAACGAGTCTCCTCCTCCCGCTGCAGGAAACCAGTGCCAGGAAGATGCTATCATGTCAGATAGAGAGGAGATCTCTACCAGCGGTAATGACAAAATCGACTCTGTGAAGCTGCAAATGGTGAAGCTCACTGAAGGCTACGGTGTTCCGCAGCTTGAAAGGCTTTACACACGTATGGTGAAAGCCGTGCTCGAAACCAAAAAGAACAAAGCAAAAGATCATGATAAGATTTCAGCTTTTGAGTTTCTCTCGAAGTTTGCTGGAAACCATGCAAATTTCTGATTCTTGAAAATAACACCCCTGTTCCCGTTATGTTCTCCAACATGATTACTTCTTTTTGAAGTATAGAAGTTGTGGTTGGAATGCGAGTCTCTCTAGTGTGAATTAGATTATGTTAGAAAATGAACTATGATAAAGCCTGTAGCGTTGTTAGTAATTTTCTCCTTGTTTTCCATTTCTTTCTTGCTAACCCAATTGGTAGGTTCTCATTGTTTTCTGTAAATTAATTTCAATGAAAAATTGTTGCATTGCAACATTTTATTTGtttaaaaatgcattaaaaattgCCCTATTTGtttaaaaatgcattaaaaattcctggctaaattggggcctatgtaTTTTTCATCCACCCATAAAGAATGATAAGGGGTAtctaagtttgatgaaactaccattttaccttatattaaatattaatattactaatTTGTCCCCATtaaatcctaatcataaaattaaaaactaaaatcaaaatcataaaagtaAAATCactaaaatttaaaaactaaaatcaaaatcaaaatcataaaattaaaaactaaaattaaaatcaaattcatttccatctccacttcaactgattcttcatcttttcttctcaactcaatcctataaactaggttttagtaacataaaattgctcaaaaattgaaaattttgaaatcaaatttttcctggtttatcagaatcggttaacgttaatgtatatgtgattcgattgcaaatagaaacggtttatgttcatgcccacaaagaccgattgtccttgatatgttttctggttcgagaaatttgaaccagaatcggattacattagcacttataaaacacagattgttgatgta encodes:
- the LOC113348735 gene encoding ATPase family AAA domain-containing protein At1g05910-like — translated: MESNEGIRAAPAPVRVSDRIRKAPKAYVNRSLIYYSPHTLNRRHKKSKSKTRTAASQIAKMLRPGAERNRLTNSVGTNLRRSTRKRKRSGQLRGYQTDSSASDDDLMRPAEFRTRKRVSRIASQDELSPSPRRKKVSDDKGVPRREGLRPRRSKMMSKQQQPYEEFEDGQDTSEERVGQDETENGNDVEDVGDGEEEGEEEDVDDEEGEEEDEEEEEEEEEEEEQDGRRRYDLRNRAEVRRLSPEKEGKQRQRSPRRVLHQGMSTKSNKDVRRGGNRVHKRNRVTRAEDSDDSLLVDELDQGPAIPWPRGGNRSGAPWLLGGGLDMHGATSWGLNVAASGWGHQSDAFASLTSGVQTAGPSSKGGADIQPLQVDESVSFDDIGGLSEYIDSLKEMVFFPLLYPDFFASYHITPPRGVLLCGPPGTGKTLIARALASAASKAGQKVSFYMRKGADVLSKWVGEAERQLKLLFEEAQRNQPSIIFFDEIDGLAPVRSSKQEQIHNSIVSTLLALMDGLDSRGQVVLIGATNRIDAIDGALRRPGRFDREFNFSLPGLEARAEILDIHTRKWEQPPSKELKTELAASCVGYCGADLKALCTEAAIQAFREKYPQVYTSDDKFLIDVDSIKVEKYHFLQAMSTITPAAHRGSVVQSRPLSLVVAPCLQRHLQKVMGHISEAFPTLAASSDTIKFSVFSYGSAVPLVYRPRVLMCGDEGVGLDHIGPAVLHELEKFPVHSLGLPSLLSDPSAKTPEEALVHIFGEARRTPPSILYLPQFQLWWETAHGQLKAVLLSLLEELPSDFPILLLGTSSVPLNQLDEEASSVFAPRNVYQLEKPTSEDRSLFFDRLVEAVISILSEGTTSKSEELKSLPELPKVPKAPSGPKASELKAQAEAEQHALRRLRMCLRDVCNRILYDKRFSAFHYPVLEEEAPNYRTIVQNPMDVATLLQRVDCGQYITCSAFAVDVELILTNAKAYNGEDYTGARIVSRAYELRDAVQGMLSQMDPALIKFCDKIASQGGPMSVPDDAGGLAFPLAPVVQPTSVTRVSARLRNVQPEVNLTQSYEALRRSKKSLDTEQAGGISDHHQGSVVVEDKFRHAELGLSSSSRPEPSLASLEHLQANGTTTTLEPVTQGTKGNSPSAATATVAACDEQLEEVCGNESPPPAAGNQCQEDAIMSDREEISTSGNDKIDSVKLQMVKLTEGYGVPQLERLYTRMVKAVLETKKNKAKDHDKISAFEFLSKFAGNHANF